One genomic segment of Brassica napus cultivar Da-Ae chromosome A3, Da-Ae, whole genome shotgun sequence includes these proteins:
- the LOC106433593 gene encoding protein IWS1 homolog encodes MMSDRSELRVHLRRSFDIMIKTSYRWICNHPFLLGFVAFLYLLHRTCPLLFSALVVASPVLVCTLVLLGTILSFGEPNVPEIEKEKPETVYEAAPFRTEVSRDPFSTVVVERGGGGGGESFNVERFLGREKEEEDVVLDGKDVADGLVENLLSEVDDDGRPFDYRPLVDETLDEVKRGGTHVRFEERAFVVDVDKKRDGVIGTEQSLDAMMDDSKEDQMDVSPVSPWRPMRHEEDEDDDADDSLDSGSDGAESSSPDPSMTDIIPMLDELHPLLHTENPGRGVADLDGSDAALEGPHRSSSDEGMESDVDSESNGEEGDNENEEEEEEEDEDEEEEEEEKKEEKDDESKSAIKWTEADQKNVMDLGTLELERNQRLENLIARRRARHNMRMMAEKNLIDFDSAEIPVNMPPISTARNPFDLPYDPYDDMDIPGSAPSIMFARKNPFDSPFDPNEEKTDVKGDGFEEELSSQQPKDQVFRRHESFSVGPSMLGGPRHDRLRPFFVLERLANEGTSYYPYERQLSEVSESKVSSVPDTESVCTILEDDEKKVDEQDADRDTEKASDRDEEKMHSASDHDDEEKSHSGSDRDEDKSHTSEDSDSDEQGDSRNLHHDVAEIVLGSPEANHEESNVTDGETSDKSKHDNEEDSSDSDSSLSETEEEIGDVSENEATMVSEQKVDLHEESEASSFGGLEIHVPRGVDDDDYHHDHDVAPAFITARPSLEDLAAHDLSVDDHHVEPVYDTSPRSGSRFPSFSSVSSDYKPDLPEKSVEEVQENADNEGENAEIHSTPDETERSTREVGESSSHVTGEANLHTGEVGGVEGHEDLHEEVKEVSSGMLEQHLPVEHTSSPDVVQDIAETSVNRSVSEGIMHEEQDKQKAEAILQTFNADIPIDSYSTLSSGAVEYAETHSFNDEDVQQSEQDSVQSSVSDAKEETHPNQTMDIEVDSVNASVQNVGSEETTPYESDRELTWSDKSVVEQSSPGPGEDQAPARAAPVSVVFSRNITFHEYHDAPEDTADLSCLTSDTSSSPAESPEYKTPMVGEGSRAEFFQETVYDELDHVVERLDQLTDLHAISETPPEVINEEADEIKEIDEGLLSELDTIGDFSVKEVVTDSEPGPSSIGSETANELTEALPVLEARSVEDIESAFQQINEGSEVEDVILPSTVQDQLAQENYGTESDLTVVEATSKDDLDTAMNQAVEESMGKQPKSPEPEGGSGDVKSAVETESSGSSVEERSLDETNVHLNNTPVKEEKKEEEESRLKEEGTTSDVSSIETRSLEEIPKPSEPKEEMAMEVISERVVNPTENVTVSDEVVTEEAKAETSSNADAIVQSHDSKETPEISGESIAEQKEKTEKKKDKKKKDKKKKEKKSKSNSSSSSSSSSSSSSDSD; translated from the exons atgatGAGTGATCGGTCGGAGCTCAGAGTCCACCTACGGAGATCGTTTGACATTATGATCAAAACCTCCTACAGATGGATCTGCAATCATCCCTTCCTCCTCGGCTTCGTCGCGTTTTTGTACCTTCTCCACAGAACGTGTCCTCTTCTGTTCTCCGCCTTGGTGGTTGCATCTCCCGTCTTGGTGTGCACTCTCGTTTTGCTTGGAACGATTCTGAGTTTCGGAGAGCCGAACGTACCTGAGATCGAGAAGGAGAAACCGGAGACTGTCTACGAGGCTGCTCCTTTCAGAACCGAGGTCTCGAGGGATCCTTTTTCTACTGTTGTTGTTGAgagaggtggtggtggtggtggggagAGTTTTAACGTGGAGAGGTTCCTGGGgagggagaaagaagaagaagatgtggttTTGGATGGGAAGGATGTTGCTGATGGTTTAGTGGAGAATCTTCTGAGTGAGGTTGATGACGATGGGAGACCTTTTGATTATAGGCCTTTGGTTGATGAGACTCTTGATGAGGTGAAACGTGGTGGTACTCATGTGAGGTTTGAGGAGAGAGCTTTTGTTGTGGACGTGGATAAGAAGAGAGATGGGGTAATTGGAACTGAACAATCATTAGATGCAATGATGGACGATTCAAAGGAAGATCAGATGGATGTATCTCCGGTTTCTCCTTGGAGACCGATGAGGCACGAGGAGGACGAGGATGATGATGCTGATGACTCGCTGGACTCTGGTTCAGACGGTGCGGAAAGCTCTTCGCCTGATCCTTCTATGACTGACATCATCCCCATGCTTGACGAGCTTCACCCGCTTTTACACACGGAGAATCCAGGTCGTGGCGTTGCGGATCTTGATGGATCGGATGCGGCTTTAGAAGGGCCGCATAGGAGTAGTAGTGATGAAGGGATGGAGTCTGATGTTGACAGCGAAAGTAATGGAGAGGAGGGAGATAACGAGaacgaagaggaagaggaggaggaagacgaggatgaagaagaggaagaggaggagaagaaggaagagaaggATGATGAAAGCAAATCAGCTATCAAGTGGACAGAGGCTGACCAGAAGAATGTTATGGATCTTGGAACTCTCGAGCTCGAAAGAAACCAACGGTTGGAGAATCTCATCGCTAGGAGAAGAGCTCGCCACAATATGAGAATGATGGCTGAGAAgaatctgattgatttcgataGTGCTGAGATTCCCGTTAATATGCCGCCAATCTCAACTGCAAGGAATCCATTTGATCTTCCGTATGATCCGTACGATGATATGGACATACCAGGCTCTGCTCCGTCCATTATGTTCGCTAGGAAGAATCCATTTGATTCTCCATTTGATCCGAATGAAGAAAAGACAGACGTCAAGGGTGACGGTTTCGAGGAAGAGTTATCTTCTCAGCAACCGAAGGATCAAGTGTTCAGAAGACATGAGAGTTTTAGCGTTGGTCCATCGATGCTCGGAGGTCCCAGGCATGATAGGCTGCGTCCTTTCTTTGTGCTGGAAAGATTAGCAAACGAGGGAACGAGCTATTATCCATATGAAAGGCAGCTCAGTGAAGTTAGTGAATCAAAAGTCAGTTCTGTTCCTGATACTGAATCTGTGTGCACAATCCTGGAGGATGACGAAAAGAAGGTGGATGAACAGGATGCTGATAGAGATACAGAAAAGGCTTCTGACCGTGATGAAGAAAAAATGCATTCCGCTTCTGAccatgatgatgaagaaaagAGCCATTCAGGTTCTGACCGTGATGAAGATAAAAGCCATACGTCAGAAGATTCCGATTCTGATGAACAAGGTGATAGCAGGAATCTTCATCACGACGTGGCTGAGATTGTACTGGGAAGTCCAGAGGCAAATCATGAGGAATCAAACGTGACGGACGGAGAAACTTCTGATAAGTCAAAACATGATAATGAAGAGGATTCCAGTGATAGTGATTCATCCTTATCAGAGACAGAAGAAGAGATAGGGGATGTTAGTGAGAATGAAGCAACGATGGTCTCTGAGCAGAAAGTTGATCTTCATGAAGAATCAGAAGCTTCTTCTTTTGGAGGATTAGAAATCCATGTTCCAAGAGGggtggatgatgatgattatcACCATGATCATGATGTAGCGCCTGCTTTCATTACTGCACGCCCCTCGCTGGAGGACTTAGCAGCTCATGATCTTAGTGTGGATGACCACCACGTAGAACCTGTTTACGATACGAGTCCTCGTTCTGGCAGTAGGTTCCCATCGTTTTCTTCGGTGTCGTCTGATTACAAACCGGATCTACCTGAAAAGAGTGTGGAAGAAGTACAGGAAAATGCAGACAATGAAGGTGAAAATGCGGAAATTCATTCCACTCCTGATGAGACTGAGAGAAGTACAAGGGAAGTAGGAGAGAGTAGCTCACATGTTACAGGAGAGGCAAACCTTCACACCGGGGAGGTTGGCGGAGTTGAAGGTCACGAAGATCTGCATGAGGAAGTAAAAGAAGTATCTTCAGGGATGCTTGAACAACATCTCCCAGTTGAGCATACAAGTTCACCTGATGTGGTACAAGACATAGCTGAAACTTCAGTTAACAGATCAGTATCTGAAGGGATAATGCACGAGGAACAGGATAAACAAAAGGCTGAAGCAATTCTTCAAACATTCAACGCAGACATCCCAATAGACAGTTACTCCACTTTGTCTTCTGGAGCAGTTGAGTATGCTGAGACGCATTCATTTAATGATGAAGATGTTCAGCAGTCGGAGCAAGATTCAGTTCAGTCATCAGTTTCTGATGCCAAGGAAGAAACACACCCCAACCAAACTATGGATATTGAAGTAGACTCTGTGAATGCTAGTGTCCAAAATGTGGGATCCGAGGAAACGACTCCTTATGAATCAGATAGAGAACTGACCTGGTCTGATAAATCTGTGGTCGAACAATCATCACCTGGACCTGGTGAAGATCAA GCACCAGCTCGTGCAGCTCCTGTTAGTGTGGTATTTTCCCGCAACATCACTTTCCACGAGTATCATGATGCTCCTGAGGATACAGCCGATTTATCTTGTTTGACATCTGACACATCCTCATCTCCAGCAGAGTCTCCTGAGTACAAAACACCTATGGTTGGTGAAGGCTCAAGGGCGGAGTTCTTCCAAGAGACTGTTTACGACGAGCTTGACCATGTGGTGGAGCGGTTAGATCAGCTTACAGATTTACATGCAATATCTGAAACTCCTCCTGAAGTTATCAACGAAGAGGCAGACGAGATCAAAGAGATTGATGAAGGATTGTTGTCTGAACTCGACACGATTGGAGACTTCAGTGTTAAGGAAGTTGTGACAGATTCTGAACCTGGGCCATCTTCGATAGGATCAGAGACTGCCAACGAACTGACGGAAGCTCTGCCTGTTTTGGAAGCGAGATCGGTTGAAGACATAGAATCTGCTTTCCAGCAGATCAATGAAGGATCTGAGGTTGAGGATGTTATTCTTCCTAGTACCGTTCAAGACCAGTTGGCTCAAGAAAATTATGGAACCGAGTCAGATTTGACAGTTGTGGAAGCTACATCGAAGGATGATCTAGATACTGCTATGAACCAGGCTGTTGAAGAGAGCATGGGCAAGCAGCCAAAGTCACCAGAGCCAGAAGGTGGGTCTGGAGATGTCAAGAGTGCAGTAGAAACCGAATCATCAGGGTCTTCAGTTGAAGAAAGGTCTCTTGATGAGACAAATGTTCATCTGAACAACACACCTgtgaaagaagaaaagaaagaggaagaggaaagTAGACTGAAAGAGGAGGGAACCACATCCGATGTATCGTCTATCGAAACTCGATCACTGGAGGAAATCCCAAAACCTTCTGAACCAAAAGAGGAGATGGCCATGGAAGTAATCTCTGAAAGAGTGGTGAATCCTACAGAAAATGTAACAGTCAGTGATGAAGTTGTGACTGAGGAAGCAAAAGCTGAGACCTCAAGCAATGCTGATGCGATTGTACAGAGTCATGATTCCAAAGAAACTCCGGAAATTTCAGGGGAAAGCATTGCAGAGCAAAAAGAGaagacagagaagaagaaggacaagaagaagaaggacaagaagaagaaggagaagaagagtaaGTCCAATTCTTCAAGCTCGAGCTCGAGCTCAAGCTCTAGTTCAAGTGACTCAGATTGA
- the LOC106433609 gene encoding 5-methyltetrahydropteroyltriglutamate--homocysteine methyltransferase 1, translated as MASHIVGYPRMGPKRELKFALESFWDKKSTAEDLQKVSADIRSGIWKQMSEAGTKYIPSNTFAHYDQVLDTTAMLGAVPPRYGYTGGEIGLDVYFSMARGNASVPAMEMTKWFDTNYHYIVPELGPEVNFSYASHKAVNEYKEAKALGVDTVPVLVGPVSYLLLSKAAKGVEKSFDLLSLLPKILPVYKEVITELKAAGATWIQLDEPVLVMDLEGHKLQAFTGAYAELESTLSGLNVLVETYFADIPAEAYKTLTSLKGVTAFGFDLVRGTKTLDLVKAGFPEGKYLFAGVVDGRNIWANDFAASLSTLEALEGVVGKDKLVVSTSCSLLHTAVDLVNETKLDDEIKSWMAFAAQKVVEVNALAKALAGQKDEALFSANAAALASRRSSPRVTNEGVQKAAAALKGSDHRRATNVSARLDAQQKKLNLPILPTTTIGSFPQTVELRRVRREYKAKKVSEEDYVKAMKEEIKKVVDLQEELDIDVLVHGEPERNDMVEYFGEQLSGFAFTANGWVQSYGSRCVKPPVIYGDVSRPKAMTVFWSAMAQSMTSRPMKGMLTGPVTILNWSFVRNDQPRHETCYQIALAIKDEVEDLEKGGIGVIQIDEAALREGLPLRKSEHAFYLDWAVHSFRITNCGVQDSTQIHTHMCYSHFNDIIHSIIDMDADVITIENSRSDEKLLSVFREGVKYGAGIGPGVYDIHSPRIPSSEEIADRVNKMLAVLEQNILWVNPDCGLKTRKYTEVKPALKNMVDAAKLIRSQLASAK; from the exons atgGCGTCGCACATTGTTGGATATCCACGTATGGGCCCCAAGAGAGAGCTCAAGTTCGCGTTGGAGTCATTCTGGGATAAGAAGAGCACTGCTGAGGATCTTCAGAAGGTGTCTGCTGATATCAGGTCGGGTATCTGGAAGCAGATGTCTGAGGCTGGGACCAAGTACATCCCAAGCAACACCTTTGCTCACTACGATCAGGTTCTTGACACCACCGCCATGCTCGGTGCTGTTCCACCCAGATACGGTTACACCGGTGGTGAGATTGGGTTGGATGTTTACTTCTCCATGGCTAGAGGAAATGCCTCTGTTCCCGCCATGGAGATGACCAAGTGGTTTGACACCAACTA CCATTACATCGTCCCTGAGTTGGGCCCTGAGGTTAACTTTTCGTACGCATCGCACAAGGCTGTGAATGAGTACAAGGAGGCCAAGGCT CTTGGTGTTGACACCGTCCCCGTACTTGTTGGCCCTGTCTCTTACTTGTTGCTTTCTAAGGCTGCCAAGGGTGTAGAGAAGTCTTTTGaccttctttctcttctcccCAAAATTCTCCCTGTCTACAA GGAAGTGATCACCGAGCTTAAGGCAGCTGGTGCCACCTGGATTCAGCTCGACGAGCCTGTCCTTGTCATGGATCTTGAGGGCCACAAACTCCAGGCCTTTACTGGAGCCTATGCTGAACTTGAATCAACTCTTTCTGGTTTGAATGTTCTTGTGGAGACCTACTTCGCTGATATCCCTGCTGAAGCATACAAGACCCTTACTTCGTTGAAGGGTGTGACTGCCTTCGGATTTGACTTGGTTCGTGGCACAAAGACTCTTGATTTGGTCAAGGCCGGTTTCCCTGAGGGAAAGTACCTCTTCGCTGGTGTTGTTGATGGAAGGAACATCTGGGCTAATGACTTTGCTGCGTCTCTCAGCACCTTGGAGGCACTTGAGGGTGTTGTTGGAAAGG ATAAGCTTGTGGTCTCGACCTCCTGCTCTCTTCTCCACACCGCTGTCGATCTTGTCAACGAGACTAAGCTTGACGATGAAATCAAGTCATGGATGGCCTTTGCTGCCCAGAAGGTCGTTGAAGTGAACGCATTGGCCAAGGCTTTGGCTGGTCAGAAGGATGAG GCCCTTTTCTCTGCCAACGCTGCTGCTTTGGCTTCGAGGAGGTCTTCCCCAAGAGTCACAAACGAGGGTGTGCAGAAGGCT GCTGCTGCTTTGAAGGGCTCTGACCACCGTCGTGCAACTAATGTTAGTGCTAGACTAGATGCTCAGCAGAAGAAGCTTAACCTCCCAATCCTGCCAACCACCACCATTGGTTCTTTCCCACAGACCGTAGAGCTCAGGAGAGTTCGCAGAGAGTACAAGGCGAAGAA GGTTTCTGAGGAGGACTACGTTAAGGCCATGAAGGAGGAGATCAAGAAAGTTGTTGACCTCCAAGAGGAACTTGACATCGATGTTCTTGTCCACGGAGAGCCAGAG AGAAACGACATGGTTGAGTACTTCGGGGAGCAGTTGTCTGGTTTTGCCTTCACTGCTAACGGATGGGTCCAATCTTATGGATCTCGCTGTGTGAAGCCACCAGTTATCTACGGTGATGTGAGCCGTCCCAAGGCAATGACTGTTTTCTGGTCCGCAATGGCTCAGAGCATGACCTCTCGCCCAATGAAGGGTATGCTTACCGGCCCTGTCACCATTCTCAACTGGTCCTTCGTCAGAAACGACCAGCCCAG GCACGAAACCTGTTACCAGATTGCTTTGGCCATCAAGGACGAAGTCGAGGACCTTGAGAAAGGTGGAATCGGTGTCATTCAGATCGATGAGGCTGCACTCAGAGAAGGACTACCACTCAGGAAATCTGAGCACGCTTTCTACTTGGATTGGGCTGTTCACTCCTTCAGAATCACCAACTGTGGCGTCCAAGACAGCACCCAGATCCACACTCACATGTGCTACTCCCACTTCAACGACATCATACACTCCATCATCGACATGGATGCTGATGTCATCACCATTGAGAACTCCCGATCTGATGAGAAGCTCCTCTCTGTGTTCCGTGAGGGCGTGAAGTACGGTGCTGGTATTGGTCCAGGTGTCTACGACATCCACTCCCCAAGAATACCATCTTCTGAGGAAATCGCAGACAGAGTCAACAAGATGCTTGCTGTCCTTGAGCAGAACATCCTTTGGGTTAACCCTGACTGTGGTCTCAAGACCCGTAAGTACACAGAGGTCAAGCCTGCCCTGAAGAACATGGTTGATGCGGCCAAACTCATCCGCTCCCAGCTCGCCAGTGCCAAGTGA
- the LOC106433626 gene encoding auxin-responsive protein SAUR19 — protein MAFVRNLLGAKKILGATTSKRATSSAPKGFLAVYVGESQKKRFVVPISYLSQPSFQALLSKSEEEFGFAHPMGGLTIPCPEDTFINVTSRLQ, from the coding sequence ATGGCTTTCGTAAGAAATCTATTGGGTGCCAAGAAGATTCTTGGAGCCACAACAAGCAAAAGGGCGACCTCATCGGCACCAAAAGGGTTTCTTGCGGTGTATGTAGGAGAGAGCCAGAAGAAGAGATTTGTGGTGCCAATCTCATACTTGAGCCAACCTTCGTTTCAAGCTCTTCTGAGCAAATCTGAAGAAGAATTTGGGTTCGCTCATCCAATGGGTGGCTTAACAATCCCTTGTCCTGAAGATACTTTCATCAACGTGACTTCTCGGCTTCAGTGA